A stretch of Aureispira sp. CCB-E DNA encodes these proteins:
- a CDS encoding membrane dipeptidase: protein MKNYRTFIVGTICSLFLVTMTNGQNENKTFIDIHVNTSKKPFNSRSIGLQYGLWEPMFHECGTEEQRSKTVMQNIGEVVPKQSQSHLEALVKGNTRIACMNLSPIEQPFIGTNSALTDKNKKKTISCVSGVNANQLFLRRKEIDYFKDLVENINFIERFENKPYMVNGFEYQFSLIRNQKQLEEIAQDNNRVGMVLTVEGGHSLGHSIYINDKITNLEEYQTLVLENVERLKGSRPLIDGSDIYLDVPILWISLAKSYSNGLGGNANSLNKAQQSIYAKPEGLNAKETKLGVEVIERLISKDKGRRILIDIKHMSLEFRTRYYKTIERSEILGDGIPVVCSHCGISGLSKRNALYKKKDEDSKNNNYYLNHWQQNLSFEDIGKIFLSKGLIGITLDKTVLGGQTALTQINETLPNTVQKRKACVKLLMANILTVIQTINDAAAWDHIAIGSDFDEMVEPLDPYQTAEDLPQLAVDIQRFLERPESINDLFSEEDIRELMFDLTPTEITGKIMSLNAYNFISRHIGNIKKQ from the coding sequence ATGAAGAATTATAGAACCTTTATAGTTGGTACAATTTGTTCCCTGTTTTTGGTGACAATGACAAATGGGCAAAATGAAAACAAGACTTTTATAGATATTCATGTGAATACTAGTAAAAAGCCATTTAATTCCCGTTCTATTGGTCTCCAATATGGTTTGTGGGAACCCATGTTTCACGAATGTGGGACAGAAGAACAGCGTTCTAAGACGGTTATGCAAAACATAGGCGAGGTTGTCCCCAAACAATCTCAATCCCATTTAGAGGCACTGGTAAAAGGAAATACTCGGATTGCATGTATGAACTTGTCGCCCATCGAGCAGCCTTTTATCGGAACAAATAGTGCCTTGACGGACAAGAATAAGAAAAAAACAATTTCGTGTGTTTCTGGAGTAAATGCGAACCAATTGTTTTTGCGACGAAAAGAAATTGACTACTTCAAAGATTTGGTAGAGAATATTAACTTTATTGAACGTTTTGAGAATAAACCATATATGGTGAATGGCTTTGAGTATCAATTCTCTTTGATTCGAAACCAAAAACAACTAGAAGAAATTGCGCAAGATAACAATCGGGTAGGAATGGTACTAACCGTAGAGGGAGGACATTCTTTGGGACATTCTATTTATATCAATGATAAAATTACGAACCTAGAAGAATATCAAACCTTGGTTTTGGAAAATGTAGAACGATTGAAAGGTTCTCGACCTTTGATTGATGGATCTGATATTTATTTAGATGTTCCTATTCTTTGGATTTCCTTAGCCAAAAGTTATAGCAATGGTCTTGGAGGGAACGCCAATTCGCTTAATAAAGCACAACAGAGTATCTATGCTAAGCCTGAAGGCTTGAATGCTAAGGAAACAAAGCTGGGGGTAGAAGTAATTGAGCGTTTAATCTCTAAAGATAAAGGCCGTAGAATATTGATTGATATTAAGCATATGAGCTTGGAGTTCAGAACAAGATACTACAAGACTATAGAACGATCAGAAATTTTAGGAGATGGTATTCCCGTTGTCTGTAGTCATTGTGGAATTAGCGGTTTGTCCAAAAGAAATGCATTGTACAAGAAGAAAGATGAAGATTCTAAGAACAATAACTACTATCTAAATCACTGGCAGCAAAACTTATCGTTTGAGGATATTGGCAAGATTTTTTTGTCCAAAGGTTTGATTGGTATTACCTTGGATAAAACGGTGCTAGGGGGACAAACAGCTTTGACGCAAATTAATGAAACGTTACCCAATACGGTTCAAAAGCGAAAGGCTTGTGTAAAATTATTGATGGCAAATATTTTGACGGTAATTCAAACCATTAACGATGCTGCTGCATGGGACCATATTGCTATTGGTTCTGATTTTGATGAAATGGTAGAACCTTTGGATCCTTATCAAACAGCAGAAGATTTACCTCAACTAGCAGTCGATATTCAACGATTTTTAGAGCGCCCAGAATCTATCAACGATTTGTTTTCGGAGGAAGATATTCGAGAGTTGATGTTTGATTTAACGCCTACCGAAATTACAGGTAAAATCATGAGTTTAAATGCGTACAACTTTATTAGCCGTCATATTGGTAATATAAAGAAGCAGTAA
- a CDS encoding glucosaminidase domain-containing protein, which translates to MQRNTYFILAILASLSNFLFAQNLDKGELTVDEYISKYKDIAIQEMERSGIPASITLAQGIHESAYGNSRLAKSANNHFGIKCTSDWEGKKEYKWDDEARKSCFRVYVSADDSYVDHTDFLLNRKHYAFLFDYDRSDYKRWAKGLKKAGYATDPKYPDKLIKTIEKYKLAEYDKATGILTYDTSNVKGIKNLPIYASSGKHRTKPRSFFFKSYKPGFYRINGATYAISRKGESALAVAKRFGIPYKRFLKFNDLEDGDNLLDYQPAYIQPKRSVYKGEETFYRVEKDITMYEIAQEFGIKLSSLLEMNLLEKGEEPENGELILLKEKALTKPKLRPKNHVDLLPSPYIDDEKAKKLKSPVKSTTKLPTKVVVPKVERPKPQDIVINTPTYDNTVYADTTKINTSKSKDKEFLNVNISAGGSSTTNNTGSSSTNTVIRRPRPTSNGSNSTHTHTSGNRTNPDALFPSTTTTTTTKGTTNTNNSDHNTTTNTTSNTTTVYNGNSTGNSSNYGSTKDYQKGNTTTSTTTTVTTPTTTRFITHVVQKGETLYRLHKNYKVSVESIQQANNLTSTVLNVGSVLKIPVK; encoded by the coding sequence ATGCAACGAAACACATATTTTATACTGGCTATTTTAGCGAGTTTATCCAACTTCCTTTTTGCGCAAAATTTGGACAAAGGAGAGTTAACTGTTGACGAGTATATTAGCAAATATAAGGATATTGCAATCCAAGAAATGGAACGGAGTGGAATTCCTGCTAGCATTACACTAGCACAGGGAATTCATGAATCTGCCTATGGCAATAGTCGTTTGGCAAAATCGGCAAACAACCACTTTGGGATCAAGTGTACTAGCGATTGGGAAGGCAAAAAAGAATACAAATGGGACGACGAAGCACGCAAATCTTGTTTTAGGGTATATGTCTCTGCCGATGATTCTTATGTAGATCATACCGATTTTTTATTAAATCGGAAGCATTATGCTTTTCTATTTGATTACGATAGAAGTGATTATAAGCGTTGGGCTAAAGGATTAAAAAAAGCAGGTTATGCAACCGATCCCAAGTATCCTGATAAGTTGATCAAGACCATCGAAAAGTATAAATTAGCAGAATATGATAAGGCAACGGGTATCTTGACCTATGATACTTCTAATGTTAAAGGGATTAAAAATTTGCCGATTTACGCATCTTCAGGAAAACATAGAACCAAACCTAGATCTTTTTTCTTTAAATCTTATAAACCAGGGTTTTATAGAATCAATGGGGCTACTTATGCTATTTCTAGAAAAGGAGAGTCTGCGTTGGCTGTAGCCAAAAGATTTGGCATTCCTTATAAGCGTTTTTTGAAGTTTAATGATTTGGAAGATGGTGATAATTTACTGGATTACCAACCAGCTTATATTCAACCCAAGCGCTCGGTTTATAAGGGAGAGGAGACGTTTTATCGAGTAGAAAAAGATATTACAATGTATGAGATTGCCCAAGAGTTTGGAATTAAATTGTCTAGTTTGTTGGAGATGAACTTGCTTGAGAAAGGAGAGGAACCTGAAAATGGGGAGTTAATCTTACTCAAAGAGAAAGCGTTGACAAAACCTAAGCTGAGACCTAAAAACCATGTGGATTTATTACCATCGCCTTATATTGATGATGAAAAAGCTAAAAAATTGAAGTCGCCTGTTAAATCAACGACTAAATTGCCTACAAAGGTCGTTGTTCCAAAAGTAGAGCGTCCTAAACCACAGGATATTGTTATCAATACGCCTACATACGATAATACGGTATATGCAGACACCACCAAAATCAATACATCAAAATCTAAAGACAAAGAGTTTTTGAATGTTAACATAAGTGCTGGGGGAAGCTCTACAACAAACAATACAGGGTCAAGTTCAACCAACACCGTTATTAGACGCCCTCGTCCTACCTCTAACGGTTCTAACTCAACACATACACATACATCTGGAAATAGGACGAATCCAGATGCGTTGTTTCCTAGCACAACAACAACAACAACAACAAAAGGAACAACCAATACCAATAATTCTGACCATAATACAACGACAAATACAACATCAAATACAACGACCGTTTATAATGGAAACAGTACTGGTAATAGTTCTAATTATGGCAGTACAAAAGATTATCAAAAAGGAAATACAACCACTTCTACAACTACAACGGTGACTACTCCGACAACAACTCGATTCATTACACATGTAGTTCAAAAAGGAGAAACGCTTTATCGATTGCATAAAAATTATAAAGTTTCTGTTGAATCTATTCAGCAAGCTAATAATTTGACAAGTACAGTATTGAATGTAGGCAGTGTTCTAAAAATTCCTGTTAAATAA
- a CDS encoding glucosaminidase domain-containing protein, producing MTLRPILLLAIPLLLVNNVVVGSTPITSTKLLTSEDYAPLAEKYIKEHYSLAVAEMERTSIPASITLAQGMLESGYGTSELAKHANNHFGIKCHKGWVGETYTHRSSENANGSMIARKSCFRSYGTVEESYADHSDFLASRSNYSELFLANTTDYKFWAEGLLKGGYATDPSYANKLMTTIENYNLNKYDKHTNTILAFNNSTEELEYKEDLHALKRRIQTLESILSQTELYKLELKECLSAKQQEVTNLKVKQEDLRRQLNEKISILDNNLAVQYDMIANLQRRLQRVENIQQDMIKSDPLMGYFNADGTPKNQVRVFPVRQMNNEGIFYQSGRKATIASKDRNLFEIAEEYNISFKDLLRYNDLENDSDLPDGYYVFIEPKANYVKNQTAPHQVAIGETIHTISQRYGIKASKLYQRNHLKKGDEPKSGEFIFLNKTSEKQPKLKETPTQNNFDSKFGGGGTRGK from the coding sequence ATGACATTAAGACCAATTTTATTATTAGCAATCCCCCTATTGCTTGTTAACAATGTTGTTGTTGGTAGCACCCCAATCACTTCGACAAAATTGTTAACCTCGGAAGATTACGCTCCTCTTGCGGAGAAATACATCAAAGAACACTATAGTTTGGCAGTTGCAGAAATGGAACGAACCTCTATTCCTGCAAGTATTACATTAGCCCAAGGCATGTTGGAGTCTGGATATGGAACAAGTGAATTGGCGAAGCATGCAAATAATCATTTTGGTATCAAATGCCACAAAGGATGGGTTGGGGAGACGTATACACACAGAAGTAGCGAGAATGCAAATGGTTCTATGATTGCTCGTAAGTCTTGTTTTCGTTCTTATGGAACGGTAGAGGAATCTTATGCCGATCATTCTGATTTTTTGGCGTCCCGATCTAACTATTCCGAATTATTCCTAGCTAATACGACTGATTACAAATTTTGGGCAGAAGGCTTATTAAAAGGTGGTTATGCAACAGATCCTTCTTATGCTAATAAGCTCATGACAACAATAGAAAATTATAACCTAAATAAATACGATAAACATACCAATACAATTTTAGCATTTAATAATTCTACAGAAGAGTTAGAATATAAAGAAGATTTGCATGCGCTCAAAAGAAGAATTCAAACCTTAGAGTCTATTCTATCTCAAACAGAGTTGTACAAGTTGGAATTAAAAGAATGTTTGAGTGCTAAACAACAAGAAGTAACTAATCTTAAGGTCAAGCAAGAGGATCTAAGAAGACAACTCAATGAGAAAATATCTATCTTAGATAATAATCTTGCGGTGCAATACGATATGATTGCCAATCTACAGCGTAGATTACAGCGAGTGGAAAATATTCAGCAAGATATGATTAAATCTGACCCTTTGATGGGATATTTTAATGCTGATGGCACTCCAAAAAATCAAGTGCGCGTTTTCCCTGTTCGCCAAATGAACAACGAAGGTATTTTTTATCAAAGTGGACGAAAAGCTACTATTGCTTCAAAAGATAGAAATCTATTTGAGATTGCTGAAGAATATAATATTTCATTCAAAGATTTGTTGAGATACAACGATTTGGAAAATGATTCTGATTTGCCAGATGGGTATTATGTTTTTATTGAGCCTAAAGCAAATTACGTGAAAAATCAAACAGCACCTCATCAAGTAGCTATAGGAGAAACCATCCATACAATTTCTCAACGTTATGGAATTAAAGCTTCTAAATTGTACCAACGCAACCATTTGAAGAAAGGAGACGAGCCAAAATCAGGTGAGTTTATCTTTTTGAACAAGACGAGTGAAAAACAACCTAAATTAAAAGAAACTCCTACTCAAAACAACTTTGATTCTAAGTTTGGTGGCGGAGGAACTAGAGGAAAGTAG
- a CDS encoding caspase family protein gives MKTKLFLILQVFFLLELTTSIQAQNNTWCAVMMEGNYAQTYDNNPEFPAAFIKTQWNKGQYITDLTYSKGEWYVVTSATSYSQQAYYKDKKFPGDWVEKKWKEGFDITKVAYGSDVWVVVMSKGAGLTNESWGKRGNFEGIKEFILGKWNDGKDIIDISFGNGEWVAVLAKGADYHKQVYNWGSQFPTDWVNAKYKEGKHITSLAYGEGLWVVVMSEYSNNKSERYIVSSEFPKDFVQYQWDNKKRIKAILFNYERDLTKSFDEYFNAGLAAANKNNQDLAIYYYTEALKINPNHATAYNNRAWAKYLNGQCLGALGDVNKSINLSPTEYSYHTRGAIYNCLGRCREALSDFNATINVTNDKKGYYYADRAKARVCLGNIEDAIADYDKAIALDASNSSSYRTEKAKLVKKQGEQEKPTITWDYPYNAFVSSTEPTYNVKACIHSNVEIKSIQLYLNGQTFTSRGFGVDTDCTESVNESVKLQNGKNELEIVVETPYTTVRSEKRIIEYKSSGGGHYHALLIGVENYDDFAINDLEKPIDDCQALESTLVNDYTFEKNDVHVLKNPTKEQILEKLIYLQERLTKQDQLLIFYSGHGVVKNEIGYWLPSDAKKDNRLKWFSNSELRDYVNSIQTQHTLVIADACFSGSIFTGGYRDVTEFACAEMEKIPSRRAMTSGANTVVPDNSVFFKYLLKKLRENNTSCLSAETLYSKVKPAVIYNSPNNHIPQFGVMPQTGDEGGNFIFRKR, from the coding sequence ATGAAAACGAAACTTTTTTTGATACTCCAAGTCTTTTTTCTTTTAGAATTAACGACATCAATACAAGCACAAAACAATACTTGGTGTGCGGTTATGATGGAAGGCAATTATGCCCAAACTTATGACAACAATCCTGAATTTCCTGCTGCATTTATCAAAACTCAATGGAATAAAGGGCAATACATTACCGACCTTACTTACAGTAAGGGAGAATGGTATGTTGTAACAAGTGCTACGTCCTACTCACAACAAGCTTATTACAAAGACAAAAAATTTCCAGGAGATTGGGTAGAAAAAAAATGGAAAGAAGGATTTGACATTACCAAAGTAGCTTATGGTTCCGATGTATGGGTAGTGGTCATGTCCAAAGGAGCTGGTTTGACTAACGAAAGCTGGGGCAAACGAGGAAACTTTGAAGGAATAAAGGAGTTTATTTTAGGAAAATGGAATGACGGAAAAGATATTATTGATATTTCATTTGGAAATGGAGAATGGGTTGCTGTATTAGCTAAAGGCGCTGATTATCACAAACAAGTTTACAATTGGGGCAGTCAGTTCCCGACGGATTGGGTGAATGCCAAATATAAAGAAGGAAAACACATCACCTCCTTGGCTTATGGAGAAGGGCTTTGGGTGGTTGTTATGTCTGAATATAGTAACAACAAAAGCGAGCGATACATCGTCTCTTCTGAATTCCCTAAGGATTTTGTACAATATCAATGGGATAATAAAAAACGCATCAAAGCTATTCTCTTTAATTACGAACGAGATTTAACCAAGTCCTTTGATGAGTATTTTAATGCTGGATTAGCTGCAGCAAACAAAAACAATCAAGATCTTGCGATTTATTATTATACAGAAGCCCTAAAAATAAATCCCAACCACGCAACTGCTTACAACAATAGAGCATGGGCAAAATATTTAAATGGTCAATGCTTGGGTGCCTTAGGAGATGTGAATAAATCGATTAACTTATCCCCCACTGAATATAGTTATCATACTCGTGGAGCTATTTATAATTGCTTAGGTCGTTGTAGAGAAGCTTTGAGTGATTTTAATGCTACTATCAATGTCACTAATGATAAAAAGGGATACTATTATGCAGATCGTGCCAAGGCTAGAGTTTGTTTAGGTAATATCGAAGATGCTATTGCGGACTATGACAAAGCAATAGCATTGGATGCTAGCAATAGCTCTAGCTATCGCACAGAAAAAGCTAAACTAGTCAAAAAACAAGGAGAACAAGAAAAACCTACCATCACTTGGGATTATCCTTATAATGCTTTTGTATCTAGCACAGAACCTACTTATAATGTCAAAGCCTGCATTCATTCTAATGTCGAAATCAAAAGCATTCAATTGTATTTAAATGGTCAAACCTTTACTTCTAGAGGTTTTGGAGTTGATACGGACTGTACTGAAAGTGTGAATGAGTCGGTTAAGTTACAAAATGGAAAAAATGAGTTGGAGATTGTTGTTGAAACGCCTTACACAACCGTACGTTCTGAAAAACGTATTATTGAGTACAAATCTAGTGGCGGTGGTCATTATCACGCTCTATTAATTGGTGTTGAAAACTATGATGATTTTGCCATCAATGACTTAGAAAAACCTATTGATGATTGTCAAGCACTAGAAAGCACCTTGGTAAATGACTATACCTTTGAAAAAAACGATGTGCATGTTTTAAAAAATCCAACCAAGGAGCAAATTTTAGAGAAATTAATCTACCTGCAAGAACGCTTGACAAAACAAGATCAACTACTCATCTTTTACTCAGGGCATGGGGTAGTCAAAAACGAAATTGGTTATTGGTTGCCATCGGATGCTAAAAAAGATAATCGTCTAAAATGGTTCTCTAATTCTGAACTAAGAGATTATGTCAACAGTATTCAAACTCAACATACCTTAGTAATTGCTGATGCTTGTTTCAGTGGTTCTATTTTTACAGGAGGCTATCGAGATGTCACCGAATTTGCCTGTGCGGAAATGGAAAAAATTCCTAGTCGTCGTGCCATGACAAGTGGTGCCAATACGGTGGTTCCTGACAACAGCGTCTTTTTCAAATATTTGCTAAAAAAACTAAGAGAGAACAATACCAGTTGCTTGTCCGCTGAAACGCTTTATTCCAAAGTAAAACCAGCAGTCATTTACAACAGTCCAAACAATCATATTCCTCAATTTGGAGTAATGCCACAAACTGGCGATGAAGGAGGAAACTTTATTTTTAGAAAACGATAA
- a CDS encoding C1 family peptidase, with protein sequence MRDKVALIGIGILLSVHAWAQPENFKFGMGIPEGPDAEYDNLPIKAKLTNESYRAVDTKASLEKYAPTAKSQGQYGTCTAWAAGYCGRTILEAQRQGWESQSKIDEHAFSPGFIYRVTTPKTSCNGAFVSECVKNIQTIGIPKLSDYDEDCPQTAIPKSVYKKAEPYKMTGYATLWNTANPLTEKARVQALKKSIDEGNPVVIAMYVPNSFCYSKGPTWIKKSTDIADGNQGHAHGRHAMCLIGYDDEQDGGAFRVQNSWGPAWADNGFIWVKYEDAAEFIYQAVEMFKMPSIAKKDEKNKLAGSLQLVENTGQEMKASLKGGNYYEMNKAYRSGTRFRIYLNNNQPAYVYALGSDNSNKIYQVFPHKKGVSPALNYSKNSVPIPSETQHVRMDGNVGTDYLCVIYSKLPLNLEDIKKSISRQSSRYSFQEKVQRVLGSQLMSGDEIVYNAQDGKMSFKAEATGKSIATLFVQLEHID encoded by the coding sequence ATGAGAGACAAGGTAGCATTAATCGGAATTGGTATTTTACTGAGTGTTCATGCTTGGGCACAACCCGAAAACTTTAAATTTGGAATGGGCATTCCTGAGGGTCCTGACGCAGAGTATGACAATTTGCCTATCAAAGCAAAATTGACAAACGAAAGCTATAGAGCAGTAGACACAAAAGCATCCTTAGAAAAATATGCTCCTACAGCAAAAAGCCAAGGTCAATATGGTACTTGTACGGCTTGGGCAGCTGGTTATTGCGGTCGAACGATTTTAGAAGCACAACGACAAGGGTGGGAATCGCAATCTAAGATTGATGAGCATGCTTTTTCACCTGGTTTTATCTATCGAGTTACTACTCCTAAAACTAGTTGTAATGGGGCATTTGTATCTGAATGTGTCAAAAACATCCAAACAATTGGGATTCCAAAGTTAAGTGATTATGATGAAGATTGTCCACAGACAGCCATTCCCAAAAGTGTTTACAAAAAGGCAGAACCTTATAAAATGACAGGCTATGCGACCTTATGGAATACCGCCAATCCTCTAACAGAAAAAGCACGGGTGCAGGCTCTCAAAAAAAGTATTGATGAAGGCAACCCTGTTGTTATTGCCATGTATGTTCCCAACTCTTTTTGTTATAGCAAGGGACCTACTTGGATAAAGAAAAGTACTGATATTGCTGATGGTAATCAAGGACATGCCCACGGTCGCCATGCTATGTGCCTTATTGGTTATGATGATGAACAAGATGGTGGGGCTTTTAGAGTTCAGAACAGTTGGGGACCTGCTTGGGCTGACAATGGCTTTATTTGGGTAAAGTATGAAGATGCTGCTGAGTTTATTTATCAAGCAGTAGAAATGTTCAAAATGCCTTCTATTGCCAAAAAGGATGAAAAAAATAAATTGGCAGGTTCTCTACAATTAGTCGAAAATACAGGACAAGAAATGAAAGCCAGTTTAAAGGGGGGAAATTATTATGAAATGAATAAGGCGTATCGTTCTGGTACTCGCTTTAGAATTTACTTAAACAACAATCAACCAGCCTATGTTTATGCTTTAGGTTCTGATAATAGTAATAAGATTTATCAAGTATTTCCCCATAAAAAGGGCGTTAGCCCTGCCTTGAATTATAGCAAAAATAGTGTTCCGATTCCTAGTGAAACACAACACGTTCGTATGGACGGCAATGTTGGCACCGACTACCTTTGTGTGATTTACTCCAAACTGCCTTTGAATTTGGAAGACATCAAAAAATCAATCAGTAGACAAAGTAGTCGCTATAGCTTCCAAGAAAAAGTACAACGGGTTTTAGGTAGTCAATTAATGTCAGGCGATGAAATAGTTTATAATGCTCAAGATGGTAAAATGAGCTTCAAAGCAGAAGCAACAGGAAAATCTATTGCTACTTTATTTGTGCAATTGGAACACATTGACTAA
- a CDS encoding VanZ family protein, giving the protein MKPKTQTIRHISLRFIPVVGFFLFLIWIIVDADLGTQNFFVNFAHSIPLGDKIGHLCIFGSLTLLFNYALRCTTIQLFGFNVLKGSFGVLIFALVEEASQLFFPTRTFDSLDILSDIIGILMASILVERFNR; this is encoded by the coding sequence ATGAAGCCGAAAACTCAAACCATTAGACATATTTCATTGAGATTCATTCCTGTTGTAGGCTTCTTTTTATTTCTAATTTGGATTATTGTTGATGCCGATTTAGGAACTCAAAACTTTTTTGTGAATTTTGCTCATAGCATCCCTTTAGGAGATAAAATAGGGCACCTGTGCATATTTGGTAGCTTGACATTATTGTTCAATTATGCCCTTCGCTGTACCACTATTCAGTTATTTGGATTTAACGTTTTAAAAGGGAGTTTTGGGGTTTTAATCTTTGCATTAGTAGAAGAAGCCTCGCAGCTGTTCTTTCCCACTAGAACATTTGATAGCCTAGACATCCTCAGCGATATCATAGGCATCTTAATGGCTTCTATTCTTGTAGAACGTTTTAATCGTTAA
- a CDS encoding DUF1622 domain-containing protein gives MKTFRPIFIFIVALCTLLPVFLFGQHIEPPTHQADGHHNSLIFEILEWVEFIVDLVGITILIVGFIKGILVFIKWEIDNLKGGDIYDDIMALRSTLGWYIILSLDFLIISDILHSVIKPEFNDLVNLGIIVILRTSIGYFLGRELMELRHAEQEEKRLHEAENSNH, from the coding sequence ATGAAAACCTTTCGTCCAATTTTCATTTTTATCGTTGCTTTATGCACACTACTTCCTGTTTTTTTATTTGGGCAACATATTGAACCACCAACCCACCAAGCCGATGGACATCACAACAGTCTTATTTTTGAGATTTTAGAATGGGTAGAATTTATAGTCGACTTAGTTGGGATTACAATTCTAATCGTTGGCTTTATCAAAGGGATTTTGGTTTTCATAAAATGGGAAATTGACAATCTTAAAGGGGGCGACATCTACGATGACATCATGGCACTTCGCAGTACATTGGGTTGGTACATCATACTTTCTTTAGATTTCTTAATTATTTCTGACATTCTCCACTCTGTCATCAAACCAGAATTTAATGATTTGGTAAACTTAGGTATCATTGTTATTCTTAGAACATCTATAGGATATTTCTTAGGTCGTGAGTTGATGGAATTACGACACGCCGAACAAGAAGAAAAACGCCTTCATGAAGCCGAAAACTCAAACCATTAG
- a CDS encoding O-methyltransferase: MKMTPEYIEEYAQQHTKVYESDVLDRLERKTHLEVMRPQMLSGYLQGQFLAFFSRMKKPKRILEIGTYTGYSAICLAQGLEEGGMLHTIDVNEELETIATQFIQESGLVSSIQQHQGDAMQIIPQLNENWDLVFLDADKINYSNYYDLLLPNLKSGAVIIADNVLWHGKVPEGSREKRASALALFNQKVTDDPRVNNVLLPLRDGLMLIEVV, encoded by the coding sequence ATGAAAATGACACCAGAATATATTGAAGAATATGCTCAACAGCATACTAAAGTATATGAATCGGACGTATTAGATAGATTGGAACGCAAAACACATTTGGAAGTGATGCGCCCGCAAATGCTCTCTGGTTATTTGCAAGGTCAGTTTTTAGCTTTTTTTAGTCGAATGAAAAAGCCCAAGAGAATCTTGGAAATTGGTACTTATACGGGGTATTCTGCTATTTGTTTGGCACAAGGTCTAGAGGAAGGAGGAATGTTGCATACCATTGATGTTAATGAAGAATTGGAGACTATTGCAACTCAATTTATACAAGAATCTGGATTGGTAAGTTCTATTCAACAACATCAAGGAGATGCTATGCAGATTATTCCACAATTAAACGAAAATTGGGATCTCGTCTTTTTGGATGCTGATAAAATCAATTATAGCAATTACTATGATTTATTGTTACCCAACTTAAAATCGGGTGCTGTTATTATTGCTGATAATGTGTTGTGGCATGGAAAAGTTCCAGAAGGTAGTCGAGAAAAAAGAGCTAGTGCTTTGGCACTTTTTAATCAAAAAGTAACCGATGATCCTCGTGTAAATAATGTCTTGCTTCCCCTGCGAGACGGACTCATGCTAATAGAGGTAGTTTGA